A genomic stretch from Chitinophagaceae bacterium includes:
- a CDS encoding YceI family protein produces the protein MKKQFILITFVTLLSFHVSMAQDMYITRNGQVTFFSTTPVEDIRAVNNEGSSVINTKTGAMQFVVLIKSFQFKKTAMQEHFNRKDYMDSDNYPKSEFKGTIIDLSKVDFKKDGNYPVTVEGNLTMHGVTNKLKTSGVISLKEGRISSSSKFKIKLADYKISVPAIVASKVADAVEVTVTCSYDPYQPKS, from the coding sequence ATGAAGAAACAATTCATACTGATCACCTTTGTCACCCTGCTTTCATTTCATGTTAGCATGGCTCAGGATATGTATATCACCCGCAACGGGCAAGTTACTTTTTTTTCCACTACACCTGTTGAAGATATCAGGGCCGTCAATAATGAAGGATCCAGTGTAATCAATACAAAAACCGGTGCTATGCAATTCGTTGTCCTTATCAAAAGTTTTCAGTTTAAGAAAACAGCCATGCAGGAACACTTCAACCGGAAAGACTATATGGATTCGGATAATTATCCCAAATCAGAATTCAAAGGAACAATTATTGATTTGAGTAAAGTTGATTTTAAGAAAGATGGAAACTACCCTGTAACCGTTGAAGGAAATTTGACGATGCATGGAGTAACCAATAAATTAAAAACATCAGGAGTTATTTCATTAAAAGAAGGCAGGATCAGTTCTTCTTCCAAATTCAAAATCAAACTGGCTGACTATAAAATTTCTGTTCCTGCAATTGTAGCATCGAAGGTTGCTGATGCAGTAGAAGTAACCGTTACTTGCAGTTACGATCCTTATCAGCCAAAGTCCTGA